A genomic window from Aquabacterium sp. OR-4 includes:
- a CDS encoding SdpI family protein — MSEHRLERLQWGLIVAMAAAAAYALVQLPPGARVATHFNAQMQADGWSDAATALWLLPGLALALRGLQALLPRIDPRADNLRRSARAVGTVFAAGAQVLAAFQALIVGVALGWWLPRPGFGLVVLGLMLAFVGNVMGKLRPNATVGIRTPWTLADDRVWERTHRVGGRWMVAAGLLLALLPATPLPTHWYGPAVLLLALLPALAATGCSWWLWRALPRAGGHG, encoded by the coding sequence ATGTCTGAACACCGCCTTGAACGCCTGCAGTGGGGGCTGATCGTGGCCATGGCGGCCGCGGCCGCCTATGCCCTGGTGCAGCTGCCGCCCGGGGCCCGCGTGGCCACGCACTTCAACGCCCAGATGCAGGCCGATGGCTGGTCGGATGCCGCCACTGCCCTGTGGCTGCTGCCGGGTCTGGCACTGGCGCTGCGCGGGCTGCAGGCGCTGCTGCCGCGCATCGACCCGCGCGCCGACAACCTGCGCCGCTCGGCCCGGGCCGTGGGCACGGTGTTCGCCGCGGGGGCGCAGGTGCTGGCGGCCTTTCAGGCGCTGATCGTCGGGGTGGCCCTTGGGTGGTGGTTGCCGCGGCCGGGCTTCGGCCTGGTGGTGCTGGGCCTGATGCTGGCGTTCGTCGGCAATGTGATGGGCAAGCTGCGGCCCAATGCCACGGTGGGCATCCGCACGCCCTGGACGCTGGCCGACGACCGCGTGTGGGAGCGCACCCACCGCGTGGGCGGGCGTTGGATGGTGGCGGCCGGCCTGCTGCTGGCGCTGCTGCCGGCCACGCCGCTGCCCACCCATTGGTACGGGCCCGCCGTGCTGCTGCTGGCGCTGCTGCCCGCGCTGGCGGCCACAGGCTGTTCGTGGTGGCTGTGGCGGGCGCTGCCGCGTGCCGGCGGCCACGGCTAG